A single Candidatus Thalassolituus haligoni DNA region contains:
- a CDS encoding TerB family tellurite resistance protein: MSKKAQMLKKLLKLFTEDNQPAADKHTLDLSAAALLVEVMRADHTIDADEQHELSQVLNELFQLTANEISELLQQAEHASEQASDLFQFTDVVHKHFSTEQKFDLLTGLWRIAYASAGIDKYEEHIIRRIAELLYMPHSEFIRAKLTARPEL, encoded by the coding sequence ATGTCCAAGAAGGCCCAGATGCTAAAAAAACTGCTCAAACTATTCACCGAAGACAATCAGCCCGCCGCCGACAAACACACTCTCGACCTGTCTGCCGCTGCCCTGCTGGTAGAAGTCATGCGCGCCGACCATACCATCGACGCTGACGAACAACATGAACTCAGCCAGGTACTGAATGAACTGTTTCAGCTCACAGCCAATGAAATCAGTGAACTGCTGCAGCAGGCTGAACACGCCAGTGAACAGGCCTCCGACCTGTTCCAGTTTACCGATGTCGTGCACAAACATTTTTCGACGGAACAGAAATTTGATCTGTTGACCGGCCTCTGGCGGATTGCCTACGCCAGTGCCGGGATCGACAAGTATGAAGAACACATCATCCGTCGTATTGCCGAATTGCTGTACATGCCGCACAGTGAATTTATTCGCGCCAAACTGACCGCCAGACCCGAATTGTGA
- a CDS encoding LysE family translocator — protein sequence MIAVDTLITFTLTSVLLALAPGPDNLYVVARSAAHGWRSGVMITLGLCTGLFGHTALVVLGVASVLQALPLAMTALKLLGASYLLWLGWASLMAARRGGAAQAVNGQEGSLYWRGLAMNISNPKVFIFFLAFLPQFANPAAGSVSVQLVLLAGIFLLVSLVVFAAMALLADVLGGRWLQSAVGQRWLNGISGAVFIGLAIKLVMAQL from the coding sequence ATGATCGCGGTTGATACACTGATTACGTTTACCTTGACGTCGGTATTGCTGGCTCTGGCACCGGGACCAGACAATCTGTACGTCGTGGCACGTTCGGCTGCCCATGGTTGGCGCAGCGGGGTGATGATTACCCTGGGGTTGTGTACCGGGTTGTTTGGTCATACCGCCTTGGTGGTGCTGGGTGTGGCATCGGTATTACAGGCGTTACCGTTGGCAATGACGGCATTAAAGCTGCTTGGTGCCAGCTATTTGTTATGGCTGGGCTGGGCTTCTCTGATGGCGGCAAGGCGGGGCGGGGCGGCGCAGGCGGTGAACGGACAGGAAGGTTCTCTGTACTGGCGCGGCTTGGCGATGAATATCAGCAACCCGAAAGTATTTATCTTTTTTCTGGCTTTCTTGCCGCAGTTTGCCAACCCGGCAGCGGGTTCTGTCAGTGTGCAACTGGTGCTATTGGCAGGCATTTTTTTGCTGGTGTCGCTGGTGGTTTTTGCTGCTATGGCGCTGTTGGCAGATGTGCTTGGTGGGCGATGGCTGCAATCCGCCGTGGGGCAACGCTGGCTGAACGGAATTTCCGGGGCGGTCTTTATCGGCTTGGCGATCAAGTTGGTAATGGCGCAGTTGTAG
- a CDS encoding DNA replication terminus site-binding protein, whose translation MITELVSRFEQLQQALGLLAQHLSETQPAHWLPLQDSEIALGLQPLTLANDLLTDLWYRDQQDGRETRSRHGLILADEQSRSLIATINQAKDDFRAAVQLEKQDLPRWKESYRRLGEQPSSLRNKLAIAGLTRVHLKQCFRHIPLLEQAPRKVGFSWYVNGRSIKKLTLSQAESLLLELGEHKPHIQIQLQQLGKLSPATLLAQTQALAPVVRANLVYGSGDATKRKAMSVSLPLFIPDTQSALPEHNRISSDPPPGRTRQARGDQRISDEPFLPSIRAYLYH comes from the coding sequence GTGATAACCGAACTGGTCTCCCGCTTTGAACAACTGCAACAGGCGTTAGGGCTGCTGGCACAACACCTGTCCGAGACACAACCAGCGCATTGGCTACCATTGCAAGACAGCGAAATTGCCTTGGGTCTGCAGCCGTTAACCCTGGCCAACGACCTGCTGACCGACCTCTGGTATCGCGATCAGCAGGATGGACGTGAAACCCGCTCCCGTCATGGCCTGATTCTCGCCGATGAACAGAGCCGCAGCCTGATTGCCACGATCAATCAGGCCAAGGATGATTTTCGGGCCGCCGTCCAGCTGGAAAAACAGGATCTGCCCCGCTGGAAAGAAAGCTATCGCCGCTTGGGTGAACAACCGTCATCCCTGCGCAACAAGCTGGCAATTGCCGGCCTGACACGGGTGCACCTGAAACAGTGTTTCCGCCATATTCCCTTACTGGAGCAGGCCCCCCGCAAAGTCGGCTTCAGCTGGTACGTCAACGGTCGCAGTATCAAAAAACTCACCCTGAGTCAGGCAGAATCACTGCTGCTCGAACTGGGTGAACACAAGCCTCATATCCAGATCCAGCTGCAACAACTGGGTAAATTGTCACCCGCCACCCTGCTGGCCCAGACCCAGGCTCTGGCCCCGGTGGTACGTGCCAATCTGGTGTATGGCAGTGGCGATGCCACCAAACGCAAGGCCATGAGTGTTTCCTTGCCGCTGTTTATTCCCGACACCCAATCAGCGTTACCCGAACACAACCGCATCAGCTCCGATCCACCCCCAGGACGAACCCGCCAGGCCCGTGGCGATCAACGCATCAGTGACGAACCGTTTTTGCCCAGTATTCGCGCCTATCTCTACCACTGA